AACTGTTACAAATTTGTTAATTACTCGATTTAGGATTAACCttaaaagtaacttttttatgATTGTTACTAAACAAACCTAACTGATTCTCTAAGTTAGGCTCTCaaagaaaggaaaaaaacatttattttcatccaTGATATTACAATAGTTAGGTACGACTGTAGAAAAAGACGCATGGTAATATACATGTGTTACCACGATATATGTTCCCAGCTGAGCATGTCGGATTTACGGCAAACAatcaaataaatgtaaattacaGCTAGTAAACATTACATCAAGAGAAGATATCGAACTCGATTCATTATCATTACAAATCTttttaaatttcgtgttttaaaattagttaAACTACtagaacaattattattataatctacAAAGGTATGTTAAAGATTACCGAACAGGTTATCAAGATTACTCCTAAGACATTTAACACGTAAATCAAAACAAACGTTTTTGAAAGTCATCCTGATTATTTATCGTAATTCTTAGGTATCTGCACtctgttaataataatagtttaatgtcatAATATTGTGCAATACTGGAACTACTTGAAATAGCCGAGTAGTAGGTGGCTTTTTAGTAGCGAAGGCCAAGTTGATCAGCTTGTTAAACGTTTGATTGGACGAACGCATTAAGAGAGTTGTTCAATGGACAAAGATAGGTCCGGTCCATTCTTAGGATGAATTTTCATCTTCATATttagacttttattttaaaagcactTGTATTTTCgaagtaatttatttgaaagctgacAAAATTTCACCTTATTTCACGActtattacttaataaaaaagttagcaCAATCAGTTAAATCCActtcatacaaatacaaaactaTTTCACTAAAATCAGTTAAATTCATCTCACTATCTAGAATTATTGGTACTTTCCTTATAGGCTTAAATCGTAATAGGACAAGATTTGAATGATAACACAGCTTTAGATTAAGGCTGAAGAATTCGTGAAaataaactaagtacctatatatctTTTTTACAGTTGTTCATCAACAACGAATGGGTAGATGCAGTTAGCAAGAAGACCTTTCCGACTATCAACCCTCAGGATGAGAGTGTTATCGTCCAAGTTGCGGAGGGAGACAAGGTAGGTACAGCTTCATAGCAAACCAAttcataagtattttttttagttatatgtCCCGTTGCATTGACGTTGACGTGAACTAGATCAGATATAATAGAAATTATATTCTTATGGCGTCCATTTACATCCTGTATACGTCAAAGTAATATATAACAAGCATTAAAAATCCCTGTTTATCTTCAAGGCCGATATAGATCTTGCCGTTCAAGCCGCAAAGAAAGCATTCCACCGCTATTCGGAATGGCGTACTCTGGACGCGTCCCAGAGAGGCAGACTGCTGCTCAAACTGGCTGATCTGATGGACAGGGATGCCAAATACTTGAGCGAACTGGAAACTCTGGACAACGGCAAACCAGTGACTCAAGCCTACGGAGAAATCATCTGGGCTGCTGGCATCGTCAGATACTATGCTGGCAAGGCTGATAAGATCCTTGGAAGCACAATTCCTGCCGGTGAGTTTAAGTTCTTCACTCGTTTCATAACTTTGATATCAAGTTTAGAAGAAACGAACACACTACTcaactcattttttttgttacagatgGCGATGTTCTGTCCTTCACTCTCAAGGAGCCAGTTGGCGTTTGTGGCTCAATTTTGCCATGGAACTACCCAGTTCCAATGTTCATTTGGAAGATCGCTCCTGCTTTGGCTGCCGGTGAGTAACTCCGACGTAAGAGGttattttagcttttgatgATAGTATCACTGTTgtcaatgatgatgatatcctGAGATCTCCTCAGCGCAGCAACATAGGacacaataaagatttttgtgGTACTGATCCATGGCTCCAAAGTCCTGCCAGTTGGAACCAATAATCAAGAACTTGTCAGTGCTTGTAGACACCTGTAATTCTAGAGGGGAAACAGATGCATTGCTTGCGAATAGACAGACGTAGGTGGAATGTCCTCGCAGTAATTTCCTCAGCTATGTTTGTGTCAGCACCTCTTCTTACCGCAGAACAAGTGATCCGGATCTTGCATAAAACTAAGcaaatttacaaatttaaagtGAAAGAATCTTTACAAGTACCTATTCGTTTTTGTAAGGAGTAGGTACACGTTACCAGAAAAAATACCTATGATGACTGTATCCGATACCTACCTAATGCTTgagaaaaatctaaatatgtCCTGCACCGTTTTCAGGTTGCACCCTCGTCGTGAAGCCCGCGGAACAGACTCCCCTTACTGCCTTGGCCCTCGCAGCTTTGGTCAAGGAAGCAGGGTTCCCGGCAGGAGTGGTGAACGTGGTTCCAGGCTACGGTCCCACGGCCGGCGGAGCGCTGACCCACCACCCCGACGTCGACAAAGTCGCCTTCACTGGCTCAACTGAGGTAAAATTCTTAATTATGGAGATAATAAAGTAGAACTTTTAGAAAAAGTCAACCTCATGGTAAAATTTTTGCTACACGCAGCTacgcatacaaaatttcaagttcaaACACCAGCAAATTTACTTGCAAATTTTGTCCCGAAAATATGAACTAACAATATCACAAGAGaggtaaaaaaaatgctaattgattttacaaatttagATTAATACTATCAACTACGTACGATACCGAAATTAGTGCGTTGATTTGTCCAAATATTTAGCCATATTTCTTGAAATAAATCCCAAACAACTTTTTATATTTAGATACAATAATAATTCAGAAGGTCGATATAGAACCAACAATGCCAAGGTCAAGTTTGCCTACCCATAATTTTAACTGGCATCTGATAGTTAATTGCTAATGTAAGTTACACAAAGGTAAAAAATGTTcactatattgttttttttaggtgGGCCGTATCATCATGAACGCTGCTGCCGCAGTCAACCTCAAGCGGGTCACTCTCGAGCTCGGAGGCAAGAGTCCTCTGGTCATCTTCAATGATGCTGATGGTACGTAACAGCCTTTAGCACTTAACCAATTCCTAATTAAACAGTACGACAGTCATTTGTTTTGCTCAGTCACGTAAATGCTAATTCATTACACGTGTGAGGATCATTAGGTATCGTACGCGAATGTTTccataacaacactaaaaaacGTGTTTATCGAGACACCGTTTAATTATCtacctatatataaataaaaatgaatcaccAACAACATGTATGCACGCGCTtgaattgaataatatttttttgttgtattcgtTTGTCAGTACAAGGTTTGTACTagaaaatcggactactctgtaaaaagctATGCGTGGTCAAACATATAAAGTGTATATACCTACGCGTTGACTTGAGAAcatcctccgtttttttttcgtcggttaaaataaaaagactggaacgggggcgaagccgcgggcaacagctagtttttcaaattcaaattaatttatttcgctTGATTTCGGGTACAAAAAGATTACATAAATTGCATTGAGTTTCACTAAAACCTACCGGATATAATTCTATATAATTCGGAATTCGTGTATAATTGAGGCATTCTCTCCAAAGAAAAAAAGTGTGTATTGCTCTCAGAGTGCATCCTAGtatgtatctcaaaaaaagtCCGTACCTACCGTAATGCTGCATCATTTATTCGTCTCGAGTTTTTCTTATCGattcaaaatatgtattttttgtgttgaacagggttaaattattttaagtacctatttgtttcAGGGTACGataatttaaaaccaaattaaAAGAATTTGATTTAATATTTCAGTGGACAAGGCGGCCGATATCGCCCATAGAGCCGCTTTCGCCAACGCTGGTCAGTGCTGTGTGGCTGCTACCAGAACGTACGTCCAAGCTGGCATCTATGACAAATTCGTAGCTAAGGCTGCTGAAATTGCACAGAAGAGGAAGGTTGGCAACCCTTACGAGGAAGTGGAACAGGGCCCACAGGTAATAATGGCAACATAAATCttaaatgtacataatatacTAAACAATATTCTTTTACTTCGGCCTCTCTATTATTGAAGATCGGCAGTCAGTTGATTTCCTTGTCCAGAGTTACCCTGAACAGTCGCTTCACGGTGCGTTCATCAAAACCGACCAACATGGGAAATTTAATTATGGTAGTTACCTGCTACCTTCCATCGCATTTTTTTGCTTACTGAATATTATTTGGAATAAAGTGACCTTTAATTTAAGTTCGACGAAAAAGGCCAGCCAGCAtaataaataaacgtttttttttctgtcaggGTCCTTCTGTTTTTCTTTTTGGTCTCACATTATTTTTCTTCGTTATTACCGTAGTTCATAAGCCTGGCTTGCAGGCTCATCGTTGGTCGCTGGCcataaagtatttaatttacgtTGCAGATCGACAAGGAAATGTACGATAAAGTGATGAGCTACATCGAATCCGGCAAGAAGCAAGCGCGCTGTGTGGCCGGCGGCAACCGGGTCGGCAGCAAGGGCTTCTTCATCCAACCAACCGTGTTCGCGGATGTTACTGATGACATGAAGATTTCCAGGGAAGAGGTGAGATCTTGAAATTGATTACGATAACCATCTCCTGAAGTAAAAAGCGACGAGGAACAACTGAGGTTTCTTTTGGCCCATCGTGAATCAATCCGCCACCCGTTAATGGGTCGTTCTTATTATAATTGATGCCGTTCTAGTGAAAATTAGTAAGTTCTTCTAATCCTTTTTTTAGATAACTATTTTCAAACAGATAACAGGTAATTGACAAGACAACAAGTGATTGTAGATCAAAATTATCGATCATGAGTGTTGTTTTAACCACAAATCTGAATACGGAATCATCTTGAGAAAACTGCTACAACTCGATTATGTGTCAGTCCTTCAACTTGTGTGCCTGAGCCCTGTCAGGATCAAGACAAGGAAAATGAATTCTATCTATCGGATTGCTTTGGTCTATTGATTAACTTACTAAAATTTTATGTTGTGGTCTTCAGATCTTCGGCCCCGTCCAGAGCATCCACAAATTCGATAGCTTCGAGGAAGTCGTTGACCGCGCCAACGACTCCAACTACGGACTCGGCGCAGGCGTCGTTACCAACGACGTCAACATTGCACTTGCTTTCATCCGCCACGTACGCGCTGGCAGCGTATGGTAAGAACTGAAGTTTAGCAAGCGTTGTCACAATCGCATTTACCGTCTCATTCAACTAATCATTGGCTGCGCTATCATTAGCGCTACACTGACACCTGAGGCGAGACTGTGTCCGCttttgtaaatgttttaattattttgaatttaatgtaatgatattgtatttattttccttttcttttGAATATTTCTATTTTCCTCTTTACCGCATGTAATTTTAACTGTTTGCCTATCTTCTTCttaataaattgtcttctcttaactaggttagctgaaagatatccctttttagggataaactcgcctttgctctcctttttgtgtatttgtattttattttgatgtgcaatgaagagtttacatacatacatacattagcTTTAAGCAGATGTCGTGAAGAATTGAGTTGAAAAACCCATGTCATCTCCGCTCTGTTTGCAATGTGATAATGGCGATCAATTCCACCGCATTTCTAGATAATTCCGCTCCTTTTAGATAGAAACTTAGCTGCTTACACTGTACAATACTTTGAGCAAATTATCCAGCGAACTAGTTTTAGTCAAATAGCCGTCATAAAGATATATCAATATCAGCCTCTTTCCATAACCGCTATCAAAAATAGCAATATTTTACAGCTATCTTGATGATCtggtataatattaaatttgtctGCTATTTGGACAGTAAATTGCGGCAAATATTGTAGACTGTAAAATAAATGGACTACAGTAATTTTTCTTCTTTGTCTCCAGGGTTAACACCTATGAACACGTGACCACCCAGACACCGTTCGGAGGCTTCAGGGAATCTGGTCTCGGGCGCGAACTGTAAGTATTTGAAAAAGTTAATTGTAGAGAACTTGTGTGTTTAGAGCAGGGGCTCCCAGCCAGTGGTCCACAAGAGCTAAAATAGGGTCTGCGAAAGATTTTAAGCTCTGACCAACCACTCGCCGGCATGCTGCAGCAGCACGTTTTTTGAACGGCGGGCCAATGAAAAGCAAtagacattttaatttatttatttttaactttgtgGCCTACAAGGTACTTACCCTGGTTTGATTATGCCAGCCTTCCCAGGGAACTACTCGGGCTGGCATTTCGTGTGCGGTCTCGTCACATTCCACTAAACTATTTCCTAAATTTGATGAGAATTGTACAATCACCCTTGTGCATAGGTTGTAGTAAGACTGAAGACCTTCTTAATTTTCttctggaatgtgatcagaatatgGACATCAGAAACAGGTATCTGGACGGTATGGGCTTGTtgaatggaggtgtaaatgcgATTCTGAGTCAACCACTTTGCGAAGAAGCGATGCtaatttacaggttcattagacaggcctttgtATCCAGAGACTAGGTTTCAGTACAAGGGAGAGTTTAACAtgtatctgaggctccccatgaggctgagagagtcacatttggtgtactaaagcctcgttaaaatataagataaaaaaaataccttgtgGTCCCTAAAATGAAACAAACGTGATCTTTGGCAAAAAAAAGGGAAACCACTGGTTCAGACGCAGAACTTCATGTTTAAATAGCATATCTAAGTCCTGCAATACACATGAAGCAAGTTCACGCTAGGTTGTGAGCTTTGTATTGTTCCGGTCGGCGTCTTTCACGTTTTTATCTCTATTCCTGAATAAATGCAGTATTATTGGCACACATGCCAAGTAAAAGTAATTAGATCTATTAGCCAAACCGTTTTACTTGCACTTTTCATTTAGTACCCGATGATTTAGTTAATACGTGATGTACACTGCGGTATAATGATATACGAGTAAATATTGTCAATGTGCTtacgaaaatatattttttattttcgggTAAGATtgtgtttctaccagagatgtgcgatgtgttacaagaaatgtgtttttcatgaaccaatagaaacgcttcatttacctatccttgcaCAGCAGAGCTCTAGTGGCAACAACTGAGTAGAGCCAGGACCGGTCAATGGAGTGTTTCTATTggctcatgaaaaacacatgcTCGCCACGTCTCTtcccacatctctggtggaa
This sequence is a window from Choristoneura fumiferana chromosome 10, NRCan_CFum_1, whole genome shotgun sequence. Protein-coding genes within it:
- the LOC141432125 gene encoding aldehyde dehydrogenase X, mitochondrial-like, with the translated sequence MAKVDIKYTKLFINNEWVDAVSKKTFPTINPQDESVIVQVAEGDKADIDLAVQAAKKAFHRYSEWRTLDASQRGRLLLKLADLMDRDAKYLSELETLDNGKPVTQAYGEIIWAAGIVRYYAGKADKILGSTIPADGDVLSFTLKEPVGVCGSILPWNYPVPMFIWKIAPALAAGCTLVVKPAEQTPLTALALAALVKEAGFPAGVVNVVPGYGPTAGGALTHHPDVDKVAFTGSTEVGRIIMNAAAAVNLKRVTLELGGKSPLVIFNDADVDKAADIAHRAAFANAGQCCVAATRTYVQAGIYDKFVAKAAEIAQKRKVGNPYEEVEQGPQIDKEMYDKVMSYIESGKKQARCVAGGNRVGSKGFFIQPTVFADVTDDMKISREEIFGPVQSIHKFDSFEEVVDRANDSNYGLGAGVVTNDVNIALAFIRHVRAGSVWVNTYEHVTTQTPFGGFRESGLGRELGEEGIQQYVENKTVTLNLPKKPLL